Proteins found in one Sorghum bicolor cultivar BTx623 chromosome 1, Sorghum_bicolor_NCBIv3, whole genome shotgun sequence genomic segment:
- the LOC8057086 gene encoding adenylate isopentenyltransferase 5, chloroplastic gives MAAPAMAAPPACFPMAARLPPLPTSITLPDAATPVPVVGCRRVAAKHKAVVVLGATGTGKSRLAIDLALRFGGEVINSDKIQAYAGLDVATNKIGPAECAGVAHHLLGVVHPDAEFTAADFRREAARAAAGVASRGRVPIIAGGSNSYVEELVEGDRRAFRERYECCFLWVDAKLPVLHDFVARRVDEMCRRGLVDEVAAAFDPRRTDYSRGIWRAIGVPELDAYLRARGHDDEQRARMLVAAVDEIKVNTSRLALRQRGKIQRLARMWRVRRVDATEVFLKRGHAADEAWQRLVAAPCIDAVRSFLQEDQEYSSMVTASMFASTAAAAAIAAAAV, from the coding sequence ATGGCGGCCCCCGCGATGGCAGCGCCGCCGGCCTGCTTCCCCATGGCGGCCAGGCTGCCGCCGCTGCCGACGTCGATCACGCTCCCGGACGCCGCGACGCCGGTGCCGGTGGTCGGCTGCAGGCGCGTGGCGGCCAAGCACAAGGCCGTCGTGGTGCTGGGCGCCACGGGCACCGGCAAGTCCCGCCTGGCGATCGACCTCGCGCTGCGCTTCGGCGGCGAGGTCATCAACTCCGACAAGATCCAGGCGTACGCCGGCCTGGACGTCGCCACCAACAAGATCGGCCCCGCGGAGTGCGCCGGGGTGGCGCACCACCTGCTGGGCGTCGTGCACCCGGACGCCGAGTTCACGGCGGCCGACTTCCGCCGCGAGGccgcgcgcgccgcggccggcgtcGCGTCGCGGGGCCGGGTGCCCATCATCGCGGGCGGCTCCAACTCGTACGTCGAGGAGCTCGTCGAGGGGGACCGCCGCGCGTTCCGAGAGCGGTACGAGTGCTGCTTCCTCTGGGTGGACGCAAAGCTCCCCGTGCTGCATGACTTCGTCGCCCGCCGCGTCGACGAGATGTGCCGGCGCGGCCTCGTTGACGAGGTGGCGGCGGCGTTCGACCCGCGCCGCACCGACTACTCGAGGGGCATCTGGCGCGCCATCGGCGTGCCGGAGCTCGACGCCTACCTCCGGGCGCGCGGCCACGACGACGAGCAGCGCGCGCGCATGCTCGTcgccgccgtcgacgagatcaaGGTCAACACGTCCCGGCTCGCCCTCCGCCAGCGCGGCAAGATCCAGCGGCTCGCGCGCATGTGGCGCGTCCGCCGCGTCGACGCCACGGAGGTGTTCCTGAAGCGCGGCCACGCCGCCGACGAGGCCTGGCAGCGGCTCGTCGCCGCGCCATGCATTGACGCCGTCAGGTCCTTCCTTCAGGAAGACCAAGAATACAGCAGCATGGTCACTGCCTCCATGTTTGCCTcgacggccgccgccgccgccatcgcaGCCGCGGCTGTCTAA
- the LOC8061420 gene encoding (+)-neomenthol dehydrogenase, whose amino-acid sequence MEGSLSDLSSTTRIAVVTGGNKGIGLEVCRQLADSGVAVVLTARDETRGAAAVEKLRGLGLSNVIFHQLDITDAPSIARLVVFFKTRFGKLDILVNNAGFVGLEYIQDHIDGTSTTSEKFSGMDMNQRLQLLMKWCLRETCDAGKKCMRINYHGTKQVIRAFLPLLLSSDDRRIVNVSSVLGQLRFFGSEALKRELNDVESLTEERLDELAAMFVEDLEGGAVEARGWWPAGFSPAYMVSKATLNAYSRILARKHPALRVNCVHPGFVKTDMTVNFGMLTPEEGGSRVVAVALLPAGGPTGAYFEERQQQAAFV is encoded by the exons ATGGAGGGCTCCTTGTCTGATCTCTCGAGTACTACAAG GATCGCCGTGGTGACCGGCGGGAACAAAGGGATAGGGCTGGAGGTGTGCCGGCAGCTGGCCGACAGCGGCGTCGCCGTCGTGTTGACAGCCAGGGACGAGACGAGAGGCGCAGCTGCCGTCGAGAAGCTCAGAGGCCTGGGGCTCTCCAATGTCATCTTCCACCAGCTGGACATCACCGACGCTCCGAGCATCGCTCGGCTGGTCGTTTTCTTCAAGACCCGTTTCGGGAAGCTGGACATCCTGGTAAATAACGCCGGGTTTGTTGGCCTTGAGTACATCCAAGATCATATCGATGGCACTTCAACGACGAGCGAGAAG TTTAGCGGCATGGATATGAATCAGAGACTCCAACTGTTGATGAAATGGTGCCTCCGGGAGACTTGTGATGCTGGGAAGAAATGCATGAGAATAAACTACCACGGCACGAAGCAAGTCATCCGAGCATTTCTGCCTCTGCTGCTGTCTTCTGACGATAGAAGGATAGTCAATGTCTCCTCAGTGCTTGGCCAGCTCAGG TTTTTCGGCAGCGAGGCTTTGAAGCGGGAGCTGAACGACGTGGAGAGCCTGACCGAGGAGAGGCTGGACGAGTTGGCGGCCATGTTCGTGGAGGACCTGGAGGGCGGCGCCGTGGAGGCGCGAGGGTGGTGGCCTGCTGGTTTCTCGCCGGCGTACATGGTGTCCAAGGCGACGCTGAATGCCTACTCGCGGATCCTGGCGCGGAAGCACCCCGCGCTGCGCGTCAACTGCGTGCACCCTGGCTTCGTCAAGACCGACATGACCGTCAACTTCGGCATGCTCACGCCGGAGGAAGGCGGGAGCAGGGTGGTGGCCGTGGCGCTGCTCCCCGCCGGTGGGCCGACCGGCGCCTACTTCGAGGAGCGCCAGCAGCAGGCGGCGTTCGTGTGA
- the LOC8061421 gene encoding protein GLE1, with the protein MGFERVELRCPRELDPRPSWTLGDVLGELDALDATHRAAPPTPLKQPPDWANGGGAREKAFVMRVEDDDEDDTEDEDDGTSHGKSWALVAKGARFSCNDLESSDSEDELDGQVAPYRLMEKRDLAKSILLELEREHHLKVQEEVRNKLASLEVCHQNEIQRTISAFARLQKYAESRKEIDRRLDVHFQRRIAEVLDKHLSMVQRDHEQKSQIVERRIRDDAALEEAKRKEQAVKEEKLRQERARQEAEARQKEAAKLAAEARKTAFEAAKKEAAEKEAAEKEAAKLRDAAASQSSPNSQNNIAGIKVYADKYALEAESRRRALVQNQVPENIHLSKEFSKYDRQIAKSISKLMPTTDSVRARASELIKALDGQDCPRPISCYLFANKIISIVKSRNTKDKTFGNLAFACGYVMLLVTNQVPDAMDYLLAEFNRVCIYTVPKHLHALNAQARTRDYYKLIGYEEENEQLESTESYLTYVVAYVKLYAAMIQTEIKGVRHPHGLAEGWKWLAMFLNSLPATTATACALHAFLKMAGFALHKKYGSQFMKILDVISRCFLPALKEQGNKMQAEAVNNLQNYLNDKIYLEEPEGQYLVQQLLSKELFM; encoded by the exons AT GGGCTTCGAGCGTGTGGAGCTGCGGTGTCCCAGGGAACTGGACCCGCGCCCGAGCTGGACGCTCGGCGATGTGCTTGGCGAGCTTGACGCGCTGGACGCCACCCACCGCGCTGCGCCGCCCACGCCCCTGAAGCAGCCGCCGGATTG GGCTAACGGCGGCGGTGCGAGGGAGAAGGCCTTTGTGATGCGggttgaagatgatgatgaagacGACACAGAAGATGAAGACGATGGTACCAGTCATGGGAAGTCCTGGGCTCTTGTGGCCAAAGGAGCCAGGTTCTCGTGTAATGATCTCGAATCAAG TGATTCAGAGGATGAATTAGATGGCCAGGTTGCCCCATACCGCTTAATGGAGAAAAGGGACCTAGCGAAGAGCATTCTTCTTGAGCTGGAGCGCGAGCATCATCTAAAAGTTCAA GAAGAAGTTAGAAATAAGTTAGCTTCATTGGAGGTATGCCACCAAAATGAAATTCAGAGAACAATTTCTGCATTCGCACGACTTCAGAAATATGCAGAATCAAGAAAAGAGATAGACAGAAGACTCGATGTACACTTCCAGAGAAGAAT TGCAGAAGTGCTCGATAAACACTTATCTATGGTCCAAAGGGATCATGAACAAAAATCCCAGATTGTTGAACGTCGAATCAGAGATGATGCAGCTCTTGAAGAAGCTAAAAGAAAAGAGCAAGCTGTCAAGGAAGAAAAGTTAAGGCAGGAAAGAGCTCGGCAAGAAGCAGAG GCTAGGCAGAAGGAAGCTGCAAAATTAGCAGCTGAAGCACGGAAAACAGCATTTGAGGCTGCTAAAAAGGAAGCAGCAGAAAAGGAAGCAGCGGAAAAGGAGGCTGCTAAATTGAGAGATGCAGCAGCTTCCCAATCTAGTCCAAATTCCCAGAATAATATTGCAG GTATCAAAGTTTATGCTGATAAATATGCATTAGAAGCAGAGTCACGGAGGCGTGCATTAGTACAGAATCAAGTGCCGGAAAACATTCATCTCAGCAAG GAATTCAGCAAATATGACCGACAAATTGCCAAATCCATAAGTAAACTTATGCCAACTACTGATAGTGTCAG AGCAAGGGCCAGTGAGCTTATTAAAGCTTTAGATGGACAGGATTGTCCCCGTCCAATCTCTTGTTATCTATTTGCAAACAAG ATTATTTCAATTGTCAAGAGTAGAAATACAAAGGACAAAACTTTTGGGAATTTGGCCTTTGCATGTGGATATGTCATGCTCTTAGTCACAAACCAG GTGCCAGACGCAATGGATTATCTTTTAGCTGAATTCAACAGAGTTTGCATATACACAGTTCCAAAGCATCTGCATGCTTTAAAT GCACAAGCACGAACTAGAGATTATTACAAACTGATAGGTTACGAGGAAGAAAATGAACAACTCGAGAGCACTGAAAGTTATCTAACATACGTCGTTGCATACGTCAAACTGTATGCGGCAATGATTCAG ACGGAAATCAAAGGTGTACGTCATCCTCATGGCTTAGCTGAGGGATGGAAATGGCTCGCCATGTTCCTCAATTCTCTCCCAGCTACTACAGCCACTGCCTGTGCCCTTCACGCTTTCCTAAAG ATGGCTGGTTTTGCACTTCACAAGAAATATGGATCACAGTTCATGAAGATCCTGGATGT